The Lactuca sativa cultivar Salinas chromosome 2, Lsat_Salinas_v11, whole genome shotgun sequence genome includes the window TTGATGAGGCCCTCTTGAAATGTAGATCATTCCAAACAAATAAATTGCCTCAAGATGATCTTCATCTGCTGCTTGTCTCAACAAAGTCATTCCTAAATCAAAATTTCCATAATAAAAGCACTCATACTGTTGACGGCATAACAATATCAATATATAACATCAATGACAGTAAATATTAATAAACGGTATAGATTACATATAATTACTGAAACTACACATATAATTCCTTGTCTGAACATGGCTTCAATGTTATTATGCAATGCACACGTGCGTATAAATAAATCAGCTTTCAGATTTTTGGGACTCATTCCTTCAAACATGTCAATGCATGTTGTTCTGTACACTTGAGGATCACCCCTTGCTTCATACATATTCTTTgaacttcaaaattttaaatacacaGTAAATAACAAACAAATAAAGTTTTATTTCATCAAATATACATTCATTTGTTGATGTTTATTGAGAATTACCAAAGTCTTGTAGAGACGATGTCTTTCGCAGATTCATACCCTAATACTACAAATATCCGACTCAAAATCTCTAGTAAGAGATCATATAACGAACGACGACTTCTAGTATTCGACATTCTACTTACAAAATACACATTAGAGTAGttgatttcaatttttttaaaaacttaagCGTAACTATGAAAGACATTGTAATAGGGTATGGAAAATAACTTACTTTATGCTGATCTGGTCGAGATGAGTATAGGGTCTCTATTATCGGAGAAAATTGTTTTTGAGAACGATTATCCTTCGACGATTTGGGGGTTTTAGTGTTTGTATGCAGATTTATCGTCTGGAAAATTTGAGATGTTCTGAATGGTTGAAGAACTGGAACGTCGGCGTCATGTCGGAGGGATGATGACGCCTTAATAATTTAGAGTGAAAAAAGATCAAATTACCCCTGAAATCATTCCAAATATTTTAATACTAAGGGTATTTGTGTCAAAACACGTATTCAAATATTATAGCCTTTTCTAGCTAGGTAACATTGGACTTTTGATTGTTGAAAAgataaaaataacatatatatatatatatatatatatatatatatatatatatatatatatatatatatatatatatatatatatatatatcataatctaTAATGTAATACATTTATATTAACATTTCACCAAATTACTAGTATATATTCATGTAGTAATATACATATTAAAAGTGGAACAAGATTTTAACAGTAAACTTATTTACTTTAGATTTTAGACACAATAGTTTTCTTTTGTTGCCACTTTTAGTccatatgtttattttttttattttgattttagcCACAATACTTTTTCTTTGTTGCAAAGCATGGGTTCTCCACTAGTTGATATTAAACCAAATTACCAAGTCCAAAATAAAATAGATGTTTGTTTATGCCTTTACAAttgtattttatatgtatttaatactaGGAAAGAACAAAACATTTGCTACATACAACTATAATCACAATACAATATAAACACTAATATTAAAAGTCCAAAATACATTATTCAAACATTATTTAAACATGATTCAAACATCATTCTGAACTTTAACTCTTTTAGTCCCTTATTAACAACACAGCATACTTACTAATCAAGTAACAACATCAAATAATTACTTATCAAGTAAATTACTATATATTCGTATATTAAACCAAAAGAATCTACAAAGCATTAATTGTCTTAATATGAAAGTACATATCAACAAactaatcataaattataccaaaCTCCCTAGAAAACCTAACGAAACAAGCATCCCATAAACAAATTTCACACATAAACACCCATTTGTATCCATTCACAAAAGCGTCTGACACACTAACTACAGACTTATGCAATGCACAAGATCTATCGAAGCCATGGAAGTGTACATGTTTCCTCCCCTCCCTATATAAGTGGAGATGAACCTTAGAACAAGTTGCTCTAAGATTCCACTTACCATTTGCTCTGCGGTAAGCATTATTCAACATCTCCAAAGCTTCCTGCTTCCTATGTCTCCCTTCAGCCATCAGCATCATTCCCAAGACAAATGTTGAATCCAAATGTCCCAATGCAGATGCTTCTTCAAGCATCGTTTTCCCTTCATGTCTATCTTCTAAGAAAAATAACTTCATCTGAAAAAaacattaaacacataatttctaGTTAAAGTTATGCAAAACAAGTAACAGATTAATTACTACTATGCATATATATAGCAACGTACCAATCCATTCCTGAATAGAATATTTAGGTTTCTCATCTCTATGCATTTATTAACAACTACATGTTTCTGGTCAGACCAAATACGAAATCACAGTCCATCTAActccatatgtttatatactTCATCCGTTTTTCCTGCCTCGTTGAAGAATCTACAACTGCAAACGAAACACAATATTCGCTCCATAATGTAAAGACAACTCACATACACTTGTGAAATAGAATGATCAAAGGAAAAACTTACACACTCTTCATCCTGAAAGCCTCGACTGCTGAAATTTTTTCCAAGTTGACTATTATTTTCTCCATCACTTCAAATGGCATCTCTGTAAGCGgtttccttttattttttgaCTGATTCTTAGAAGAAGTACTGGCTTCCATAATAATAAACATTCAATAAGATAACGATTCTGCACaaaggattttagggttttttgattGTCGGAATTTTGAATTGGGGTTGCTTGCAAGTGACTGAAATAAGAGCGAAGAACTGAAACAACGTGTTTCGTCGGAAAACATTATGGCACCTAGAAGAAGTTCCATTATAAAATGACCAAATTGTCCTAATACATACAATGAATCGTATTTAATTAGTAAGGTTAGTTTTGTAAAAAGTCATATCTAAGAGAAAAATCAATTTCTATTttaatcaaggttgtaaaaatcgctcgtCCGTCGCTCGGAGGTCGACTGGCGATATGCGATTAATCAGACtcggcggggattaatcggggtccctaaattattaataaaattatttaaaaaattaatatttacaaaattaagtatttgaaaattttaaattttaatacatAACCGGCACAAATGATATATGTTGACTGATGACCCGTATttcatccatgggtgataccatcacaccataagcaactaccatgtcgaccaatgacccatatgtcatccatggacaccataatcgactaccatgttgaccaatgacccgtatttcatccatggacaccataagcaactactatATTGGCCAATGGCCCacatgtcatccatggacaccataatcaactaccatgttgaccaatgacccgtatttcatccatggacaccataagcaactaccatattgaccaatgGCACATATGtcctccatggacaccataatccacTACCATGTTGAACAATGACCTGTATTTCATCcacggacaccataagcaactaccatatcgACCAATGGCCCacatgtcatccatggacaccataatcaactaccatgttgaccaatgacccgtatttcatccatggacaccataagcaattaccatattgaccaatggaccatatgtcatctatatgtcatccatggacaccataatcaactaccatattAACCAATGACTCGtatttcatccatggacaccataagccattaccatgtgGACCAATCAACCATATATCATCCATGGACACAATAATCACTACCATGtcaaccaatggcccatatgtcatccatggacaccataatccattaccatgtggaccaatggcccatatgtcatccatatgtcaaccatggacaccataagccattaccatgtggaccaatcaaccatatgtcatccatggacacaatAAGCTACTACCATGTCGaacaatggcccatatgtcatccatggacaccataagctaCTATCATATATATTGACATGACCCGTATGTATTTTGTATATAAATTTCGGTTTAAACAGAAAAGCataaatatgtatagtttattaaTGTTTATTCCTTGTATATAATTTTAAGTTAAAATTATACTATGAACACATCGTTACTCTATGTTCTTtcttgacgttatttatatgtatatacccTATTTATCAATCTGTAACTACTTTAAATAAATTTGAATTACTAATATTTAGCGGTAATTAGCACAGTTCGAATTTTTTATTAGCGGAGGTTTAAAGTATTTCACAATTCGTTTCCCTCCAACCTACACACGTTTATGTTGCATATTAGGGTAATTAAATTTACCGATTAGAAATAGGGTTTACATTTTCCAGTAATCATCATCTCCGGCGGCTTATTGATCGAAATCTTTGTTCATTATACATTTGTGCACTGACTTTGGCGATATAGGTTGTCACTcgtctaaaatttatatttatttaatttactgtTGTCGTAATGATCGATCGTTTTTTGTTCTCTGATTTCTTAATGTAAATTGGTTTTGATTGTATTCAATAGTTTGCATGCAAAGTAATGCattcatatataatttatttttattgtttgtgTCAGAAAGATGTCGAAAGATGTCGACCCTGAAACCAAAAGGAGCATCCGGTGTGAAGCCAACTAAATTCATTACACCACAAGTAATGAAACGCAACAGGATTTCTGCTACAAAATTTCTAAACAGACAATTACAAGATGAGGAAATCGACTTACCAATACCAACAATCACATCCAAAGCACCTATAACATCTACCAACAAACCCCCTAAACCTATATCATTAACATCAACCATGACTACCACTTCCTTGACATCAGTTAAAACATCCACAACATCCttagaaaaaacatttaaaacttcaGAAACTTGAACAATACAATCGTCAACACGAACATCAATAACAAAAACCTTAGAACCTACATTATCTGAACCATCCTCAACACCAACACCCACTACCACATCATCAACACCTATATATACTACCACACCCACCTTAAGTAAAGGAACTACCACATCCTCAACATATACATCTATCCCAACACCTACCCCTAAATATACCCCATTAATAACACCTATCCCATAATCTACCCCATCACCAACACAACCACCCATGAATGGATCTGTAGTGGAAAGTGTAGAAGGTGAAAACAATTCCTCTAAAGATTGTGGACCAGATGGACGTTTTAATGTTCATGTTTGGAAAAATACGTGAGTTACCAATTCAAATCTTAATTACAactttttttatgtattaaattttGGTTTACACCtacatatcaattcataaattAACACATCACATGATTACTTGTAGGATAATGCCACCAGGCCCTTGTGCACACGTTATTAGTCAGTCCTTTAAACAAATAGTAGATCCAGAAGGGTACTCTTGGGCACAGGTAAGCAAAGAAATGCGCGAATTATATTGGGAGGAGTTTCAGGTAACTATCAGTCATAAATTGTTGTTTGGTAAAAATTTACACTTCAAATTATGTTTATATTGTTAATGTGTAGAAAAATGTTGTTGGGATGAGACAATAGACTCGCTAGTGAGGCAAGCTTGGGAAAGGAAAGCGACACAAAGTTATGGTTAATATCTCTTCAACATGAGGAGCccaaaaagaaacaaacatggcCTTAAACCAGCTCATATTCCACAGGAAGTTTGGAACTCTTGGCAATTAAAATGGAACACAGAAGAATACAAGCTAAAATCTGAGCAGAACAAGGAGAATAGGCGTAACGGTGTGGCTGATGGAGTAGCAAAACCTACACATAACACTGGATCTGCATGTCATTTGAAGATAGCttctgatttggtaattttttaaATGGTACATCGTATCAACGTTTGCATATGTTTATCTGTATATTTGACTTTTTATATGGTATTTATGCAGAAGAGGAAATTAGGACATGAGTCACTCCATAGTGAATTGTTCCTGTATACACACACTAAGAATCATGATGGAGTCACTTTCACAAATGAAAAAGATAGGCAAATTCATGTAATATTCATTTTAGTTTAAATTAACTTTTATATTGTAGCTACTCCATAATATCATTCCTAAATCTGATATCttttaacttataatatttttattttgtaggcATCCTATATAGAAAAACGGGAAGAGTTGGAAGCCGAAGGTGTTGAATTTGAGGAGGACAAGCTATTTTATGATGTTGTTGGTggtcatgataaaaaaaaaagactttatggattaggctcTTTTGCAAAGGCGGTTCCCAATAGCAATGGTAAAACGGATGTATCTTACATTTTGGAAAAAATGATGAAATAGAAGAAATGAGGGAGCTTGTTGCTAAACAACAACAGCAAAACAAAGAGCTTACAAAAATGATGAACGCCCAACAAGAAGAAAACAAAGCAAGGGTCGGGCATCTTGAAAAATAACTTCAAACGGCATTGGATCTTATTAATGTCGTTAGAAAACAACAAGAGTAGTAGGTTGATATATGTTTATTGAAGATTATGTATTTTAGAGTAGCAACTTTCTTTTTTCcatgtaataaataattattttgttattttatgatataatggttatgagtttttttgttttttttttcgtttttcatatattactacaaaattatttggatataatttataaatcaattatCAATCGGTCCATATTGAATCTGATATATAATATATACACCACTAAAATTGCTAGGGATTCATGACCACGTAATTTGCTAGGAGATCATCAAACGGAtttagcaagggattcatcaccacggatttagctagggattcatcaccacagatttagctagggattcatcaccatgAATTTTtctagggattcatcaccacggattttgctagggattcatcaccacaGATTTTTCTAGGGATTAACTACAATAGAATTTGTGACGGAAGAACTACCATGGAATTTGTGATGGAAACCTACTACGGAATACACGAAGGAATACTATCTACCACGTATTTCAATCCGTTGTCACAATTGCGACGAAATTATCATTTTTGTTGCAAACTCCTCGCTATGGCATTTTTAGGGACGGAAATATGTTGTCAAAGTTCCGTCGCTATTTGTCTTTTGCAACGGAATTTCAGCTTTTCGCAACGGATTCCTTTCATAGCAAAATCgctttttttcttgtagtgtttatatcaagttctcgaagtgtgagttttggttacgagaggtttagTTCGTTGGACAtatcgttaaccaggaggggatttttgTTGATCCGGCGAAGAtcaaggcggttatgcagtgggaggtttcgaaatctccctcagacatcaagAGCTTCTTGGGATTGGCCGGGTACTACCAgatatttattcaagatttctccaagactgCA containing:
- the LOC111900287 gene encoding uncharacterized protein LOC111900287, with product MRSPKRNKHGLKPAHIPQEVWNSWQLKWNTEEYKLKSEQNKENRRNGVADGVAKPTHNTGSACHLKIASDLKRKLGHESLHSELFLYTHTKNHDGVTFTNEKDRQIHASYIEKREELEAEGVEFEEDKLFYDVVGGHDKKKRLYGLGSFAKAVPNSNEEMRELVAKQQQQNKELTKMMNAQQEENKARVGHLEK